A genomic region of Phlebotomus papatasi isolate M1 unplaced genomic scaffold, Ppap_2.1 HiC_scaffold_189, whole genome shotgun sequence contains the following coding sequences:
- the LOC129808901 gene encoding uncharacterized protein LOC129808901, with the protein MKRLISLPPITIESAKRLSELHATTNSVLRSLKSLSLTGGDHWVIYIVKEKLDPESNKLWSRETKGKIPTFQEFNTFLIDRIRELQSFSQSSTKPKSSTGKPSTSQPTKTSVLVNATSSSNCPCCNNSHKLFQCLRFKALSPLDRLSLVRKHRMCRNCISDTHYTKDCKARGCASCNSKHNSLLHDSFNVVQTTTKTNFTQQAKSTDTSAENPTTNTSAQEVPTNSDDKVTTKSPGLSTSNTNNKYNATTLASLSTPREDHPRVFLGTVVVKILDTNGVEHLCRAVVDNCSQSNLITTSLVQRLKLSKYNSQFNIGGVLDRRSTGKHKTHVHIAPHMGGNFYNMTCNIVPKVTGNLPNWNVNSQQFPIPSHLALADPNWHVQQPVDLLIGGGIFARIERDESYFLGPNLPKLKGSEFGWILMGEHTPNQGSSPDDSIYNKTNAIGQFVRLERKLSKNPALKEQYASVFKEYLDLDFLEKVPPEELDRPSYYLPHHGVVKESSSSTKLRVVYNASSKSSSGLSLNDTLMVGPVVQPDLVSILLRFRLGAVALSCDVTKMYPQFLLHPPHRDYQRIIWRSEPDDELQHFRLKGVCFGVASSPFLATRCLNQLAIEGSDTYPLASKTLLESFYVDDCLSSFPSPLEAKKTQEELIAITQEAGLTLAKWKSNIPNILPDSCQLQGSNERVSLPELRTRALGMQWDVGGDTFKYDFTHQTPKINTKRTTFSDSSSYAYGAAIYYVTQDEQGNRCSRLLTSKSRIAPLHALTIPRLELCGAVLGARLLHKVLSAISVNSYHCWTDSLIVLHQINTTTEKYDVFVSHRISEIQQITDKTSWRHVPGHLNPADVLSRGANPQRLMTLDLWWSGPPFIANTQTQWPPAFIDINPDQTDQETTYCTVTASQPVPTNSFLARSLEESSDFIELTRLIAISRRFLTPSRDIPRITGPLTPNELLQAQTIVLKWDQEQHLGDVHGAIRNGSISRSSKLAHIRQLTPFIDVTGLIRVGGRLQHSSEPYSARFPILLNKGQVAYSIARSEHFRLHHAGPQLLLASLRQNYWMLSGRRICRKVVKDCIRCCRVKPPLQTQLMGDLPEQRMSKPIPFLATGIDFAGPVLIRHGQRRSQTLVKAYVCVFVCLSTRAVHCEVVSDLTADAFIACLRRFISRRSCPSDIYSDNATNFVGADKEIQRLFTHDDSRNELIAATASFRMKWHFQPPKSPHHGGLWEAAIKSMKHHFRRVVGNEKLTFEELCTVTAQIEAILNSRPVTQMSEDPSDPEALTPGHFLVGRPLTELPSPDLTQLPDNRLDAWQRCQQLTQHFSKRWKLEYLTALQRRTKWFTELPNITPGDIVVVYEDNAPSMRWPLGRIVATHPGHDGRVRVVTIRTANSIFKRSVTKISKLPVEGLPPSESIEPQGAQLRGENDRASS; encoded by the exons ATGAAACGTCTCATTTCCCTTCCTCCAATCACTATCGAATCAGCCAAAAGATTGAGCGAACTCCATGCCACCACAAATTCCGTTTTGCGATCCCTcaaatctctctctctcactgggGGCGACCACTGGGTAATATACATTGTCAAGGAGAAATTAGATCCAGAATCCAATAAATTGTGGTCTCGTGAAACCAAAGGAAAGATTCCTACCTTCCAGGAATTTAATACCTTCCTTATTGATCGCATCCGGGAGCTTCAGAGTTTTTCTCAATCCTCCACCAAGCCCAAGTCATCCACCGGCAAGCCATCTACCTCCCAACCTACCAAGACTTCCGTCTTAGTCAATGCTACCTCGTCCTCGAATTGTCCTTGTTGCAACAACAGCCACAAACTCTTCCAGTGCCTCAGGTTCAAGGCACTTTCCCCACTCGATCGCCTCAGCTTGGTGAGAAAGCACCGAATGTGCAGAAACTGCATCTCAGACACTCACTACACTAAAGATTGCAAGGCTAGAGGTTGTGCCAGTTGCAATTCCAAACATAATTCCCTGTTGCATGATTCCTTTAATGTTGttcaaacaacaacaaaaacaaaCTTTACCCAACAAGCGAAGTCCACGGACACTTCCGCAGAAAACCCAACAACCAATACATCTGCACAGGAAGTGCCGACAAATTCTGACGACAAAGTCACCACCAAATCCCCTGGTCTGTCGACCTCCAATACCAACAACAAATATAATGCAACCACCCTCGCTTCTCTCTCCACCCCTCGCGAGGACCACCCTCGAGTCTTCTTAGGCACTGTTGTGGTGAAAATTCTTGACACCAATGGCGTCGAACATCTCTGCCGCGCTGTGGTGGACAATTGTTCACAATCCAACCTCATCACCACTTCTCTTGTCCAGAGACTCAAACTATCCAAATACAATTCTCAATTCAACATTGGGGGAGTATTGGATAGGCGCTCAACAGGCAAACACAAAACTCATGTCCATATCGCACCTCACATGGGAGGAAACTTCTATAACATGACCTGCAACATTGTCCCTAAGGTCACAGGAAATCTTCCTAATTGGAATGTAAATTCACAACAATTTCCAATACCATCACACCTCGCCCTAGCTGATCCCAATTGGCACGTCCAACAACCCGTTGACTTATTAATTGGAGGAGGAATCTTCGCTCGTATCGAACGAGATGAATCCTATTTCCTAGGTCCCAATCTACCCAAACTCAAGGGTTCAGAATTCGGATGGATTCTCATGGGAGAACACACTCCTAACCAAGGTTCTAGCCCCGATGATTCCATCT ACAACAAAACCAATGCCATTGGTCAATTTGTCCGTCTGGAGAGGAAATTATCCAAAAATCCTGCCCTGAAAGAACAATATGCATCAGTCTTCAAAGAATATCTAGACTTAGACTTCTTGGAAAAGGTCCCACCGGAAGAACTCGATAGACCCTCCTACTATCTCCCTCACCATGGAGTGGTCAAAGAGTCCTCATCCTCAACCAAGCTTCGCGTGGTTTACAATGCGAGCTCTAAATCTTCGTCAGGCCTTAGCCTAAATGACACTCTGATGGTTGGACCGGTAGTACAACCGGATCTTGTCTCCATCCTTCTTCGTTTTCGATTGGGTGCTGTCGCTCTCTCATGCGACGTTACCAAGATGTACCCTCAATTCCTACTCCATCCTCCTCACCGCGATTACCAAAGAATAATTTGGAGATCCGAACCCGACGATGAATTGCAGCATTTTCGATTGAAAGGTGTCTGTTTCGGAGTCGCCTCCTCGCCTTTCTTGGCGACTCGTTGTCTTAACCAATTAGCCATTGAAGGCTCCGATACTTACCCTTTGGCTTCTAAAACCCTCTTGGAATCCTTCTATGTGGATGATTGCCTTTCATCCTTTCCTTCACCACTAGAAGCTAAGAAAACCCAAGAGGAACTTATCGCCATCACTCAAGAAGCTGGACTTACATTAGCTAAGTGGAAGTCCAATATCCCAAATATCTTGCCCGATTCTTGTCAACTACAAGGCTCTAACGAAAGAGTTTCCCTACCCGAATTAAGGACAAGAGCCTTGGGAATGCAATGGGATGTGGGGGGAGATACCTTTAAATACGACTTCACTCATCAAACGccaaaaataaataccaaaCGCACTACATTCTCAG ATAGTAGCTCGTATGCGTACGGAGCCGCCATCTATTATGTAACCCAAGATGAGCAAGGTAACCGATGTTCGAGATTACTCACGTCCAAATCTCGTATTGCTCCTTTACACGCCCTAACAATTCCTCGTCTCGAATTATGTGGAGCGGTATTAGGCGCTCGCCTCCTTCACAAGGTTTTATCAGCCATTTCTGTCAATTCGTATCACTGCTGGACCGACTCTCTGATAGTCCTCCATCAAATAAATACCACTACGGAAAAATACGATGTCTTTGTGTCTCATAGAATCTCAGAAATCCAGCAGATCACAGATAAGACTTCTTGGCGACATGTCCCTGGACACTTAAACCCTGCGGACGTTTTGTCAAGGGGTGCCAATCCACAACGATTGATGACTCTTGACCTCTGGTGGTCAGGACCGCCATTCATTGCCAATACTCAGACTCAATGGCCTCCAGCCTTCATAGACATTAATCCTGACCAAACTGACCAAGAAACTACCTACTGCACCGTCACTGCCTCACAGCCAGTTCCTACTAATTCCTTTCTGGCCCGCTCTCTCGAAGAATCCTCAGACTTTATTGAATTGACCCGATTGATTGCAATTTCGCGCCGCTTTCTCACTCCCTCCCGAGATATTCCTCGTATCACTGGTCCTCTCACTCCCAATGAACTCCTCCAAGCACAAACGATTGTACTCAAGTGGGATCAAGAGCAGCATTTGGGTGATGTACATGGGGCGATAAGAAACGGGAGCATCTCAAGAAGCTCGAAACTTGCACACATCCGTCAACTCACACCATTTATCGACGTCACTGGACTCATACGTGTTGGAGGCAGACTCCAGCACTCGAGTGAGCCTTATTCAGCACGCTTTCCCATCCTTTTGAACAAGGGCCAAGTGGCATACAGTATTGCCAGATCCGAACACTTCCGTCTTCATCACGCAGGGCCTCAATTATTGCTCGCCTCCTTACGACAAAATTATTGGATGTTGTCCGGAAGAAGAATCTGTCGCAAAGTTGTCAAAGATTGCATTAGATGCTGCAGAGTCAAACCACCTCTCCAAACTCAACTCATGGGAGACTTACCAGAGCAACGTATGTCCAAGCCAATTCCATTCCTGGCCACGGGCATCGATTTTGCGGGGCCTGTTCTCATTAGACACGGTCAACGTAGAAGTCAAACTCTGGTCAAGGCATACGTATGCGTCTTCGTGTGTCTGTCCACACGGGCAGTACACTGTGAGGTAGTCTCAGATCTCACTGCCGATGCCTTTATAGCCTGCCTCAGACGATTTATCTCACGGAGATCTTGTCCTTCCGACATTTACTCCGATAATGCTACTAATTTTGTCGGAGCGGACAAGGAAATCCAACGCCTATTCACTCATGACGATTCCCGAAATGAACTCATTGCTGCCACTGCTTCCTTCCGCATGAAATGGCACTTCCAGCCACCAAAATCTCCACACCATGGTGGCCTGTGGGAAGCAGCAATTAAGTCCATGAAACATCATTTTCGTCGAGTTGTTGGGAATGAAAAACTCACATTTGAGGAGCTCTGCACAGTCACCGCTCAGATTGAGGCTATTCTCAATAGCAGACCGGTCACCCAGATGTCTGAAGATCCGTCGGATCCAGAAGCCCTCACGCCTGGGCACTTCCTCGTCGGACGTCCACTCACGGAATTGCCTTCTCCGGATCTCACTCAACTTCCAGACAATCGATTGGATGCATGGCAAAGATGCCAGCAACTCACTCAACACTTCTCTAAACGATGGAAGCTGGAGTATCTCACAGCACTCCAGAGAAGAACGAAATGGTTCACAGAACTTCCAAACATCACTCCCGGTGACATTGTCGTTGTTTACGAGGACAACGCGCCATCTATGAGGTGGCCCCTGGGACGCATCGTCGCGACACATCCAGGACACGATGGACGAGTTCGTGTAGTGACGATCCGAACCGCCAATTCCATCTTCAAACGATCAGTCACCAAAATCTCCAAACTACCGGTGGAAGGATTACCACCTTCGGAGTCAATTGAACCCCAAGGAGCTCAATTGCGGGGGGAGAATGATCGCGCCAGCTCTTAA